gctttattttaagaaaaaaggcccatttaaaaaaaagtcaaaaaagtttttgatttcggaaaaaaaatattaaaatttttttttaaaatattttttttcgaaaaatttaagaaatagctatctaaactatttagaacacattttgctaagaacaataggtaatacaTGGATGCGTAAATtaacatgtttggccaaaatgtaaaatttttaccccctctaactcagagaattcttgaccgatcttgttgaaaaattgtgtctgaactTTGGTGtcaatttcatcccgatcggaagatatagattttaaaagttggttcacttgacatgaaatgccccatatatattcaTGTTTTTTGTAAATCTCCTTAAGggcgatttatattttaaatttcagctcattcggatcatgcttgaatttttggggcttttttaaaaaatgtgagacccgaggcggcgtgtaattttgctaattatgcgtaaagagctttatttataaCTTTGGTGACCCCAACTCAAATTTTGCGGCAAAAATgttcgtaaaatattttaatccttaaatgacCCCTAAAGaaaggagatagagggttaagatcttccacaaaaattatccccataaaattccacaatataactctgacaataaaaattatctcagacattaacttacaatattttttccagttagtataatgctctcTTCGATCAAAATAGtctattctacaaaaatgatctactcaacatggcctttcagaattatagggtcgctattttgttccaaaaatgctgttggacagtgtaattattataatttgtttccTCATTACAGGTTATGATGGCAGTTAAAGACAAATGATTAGAAATTAATAGATACATGTGTTCacgatttgtttattttcagtATAAAGTGGACGCAATAAAACAACTTATTTACTACAActatataataaataacaacaacaattattatCTATTGATAAAATTCTAAACGATTAAAAAGCACAATCATAACAATGACGACATTGAACTTAAACATTAGTAAAAATGAAactcatttaataaattaaaaactactaCTTATACACATAGCACCACGATTTTTTAACCAAGGCAACAACGCTTCCACATGCTTGCGATAACGTTCATTTGAATACATCAATTTCTTAAAAGCCAAACCTGCATCCGAATCCCCAATGAAGTTCTCCAAATTGGCAGTATTTGTGGGTTCTAAAAGTACAGCCGCCATAACTCCAGTAATGGTCGAATAACCCCAAACACCATATTTGAACAGCATTTTGTGTAATTCAGTTAAAGATAGAATTTGTTTGCTATAATTCAACAACTTAAGATGTTCGACCAGATTGTCATgatagaattttataaaataatcgaaatgtttaattttgatTTCATAGTTCGTCGACGATAATAGGAAATAGTATAAATCTTGAGCTGGTGTACCATATTTTGACATTTGGAAATCAATTAAATAAGTTTCTTTGATCTTGCCAAAAGCATCGTATTGGAACATGACATTGTTCGACCAACAGTCGCCatgatttaaaacattaaattcaTTTGGATTGGGTTTAGACGTGGCGTACAACTCATCAAACATTTTGCTGTTAAAAGAGTTCTGAAAAAATATGGATACAATTAATAAAATAGAATCAataacgttaaaataaaatctttatactTTTAAAAGTTGTAACCCATTTTAACTAATACTTACAATATCATCTGCATATTCATTATAGTTGCTGTAGTTTTTAGCacaatcaataaaattttgtccCATTCCCTCGAATATATGTTTCATAATATCTTTGCCTTCTTCATGGAAATAACCCTTTATATATTTATCTTCAAGTGGACCTTTATCTGCAACAAGTACCGCTGAAGCAGCATGCCACTGAGCCAACCTTATCAGAACACATTCTGTGTGTTCCATATCCAGACCCTCCAGGCGATTAGCATTTCTAAAGCCACGTGGACataaattttccaataaaatatattgtttatttatggATAAATTATAGGATTTGGCACCAAAATTCACTTCTACTCCAACGTCAGCATACAGTTTTTCAAATGCTGGTACAATTTCATCATACATGCTCTTTTCCATATCGAATACATCGTGACCTTTCATCATTTCTAGTAGTTGTTCATTATCATGATTGACTTTCAGCATAAAACTTTGAGATTTTGTGGacaaatctaaaataaatttatttatatagggGCTTGTTCTTATTTCTGTAATAATTTCAATACCAACCTTTCAATTCAACTTCAATTTCCACTTTTAACATAACTGTGGCATAATTTTCTCCAGCTGCAATGCCGGGTTTAACTATAAATTCTTTGATGCTGTTATAGTTTTCAACATTATCTTCTAagagtttttcaaaaagtttgggCTCGATCCACTTTGGTATGGTAGTATGAGTACCGTTGCTTTCACTAGTCattgtataatattttcaacaacaatttttattatttaaatgtgtCTCTCACTGTCTACACACTTTCAAAGTTGCTTTAGGACTGTTGgggtttttgaaatataatctAGGTATATCTAATTTGTTTTGGCAATATTCACCGAAGACATTGCTTaatttatcaacaaattttgaaattctttgtagttaaaaacattaatttacttCCATATCTATGTGTTTacgtttttatttatgtattgatAATGAAGGTTTTTTTGTTAGCTTTTTTTAAtcatagatgacaactagataggtaactgagagcatAGAGAATAgatatagagcggaaactctactgtcaaagacctaactcagttgtcagaaacctaagtggtgagaatgtatttgtagaaaaaactatgtgaaaacaaaaacaacactcgtatgtgtgattattttgagtaattttttcgttcgaatttttttctagtttccgctctatgtttctctatgactGAGAGCATGAAACCTATGTTTATTGTTAAAAACCTAATTCAGTAGAGTGCATtgacatgtgttttgttattgtatcacctgTAAGTGtaaaaagagagtaattttgtataatttttcattgtagaattagcaaggtacaattattagaaagtatgttctcgattatacattccctataacgtcaaacaaaagaaaattaaaaaatataaaaaggaaatgccaaaaaaaataattgaatttaaatttttattacaaaaatttactaacaattgaagaaaaactatatttttttaataagtgtgtataatttcatttaaaacgtaacaaattttaaaaatatcgcggttacaaattaaaaaaaagttaagtgattaaatacatagtttgacgtttaaggggtgaacattggaaactctctctaataattgtacctggtaactgattgtaccatagtagaaaaatagaaggtagtttcattctctctttattttttaaaattctacgtctgacatgcttaaggattttgggaatacataattttcattaatttgaaaattattaaaaaaatttaaaaaatatttacccaacaacaacaacagtttatggatatatgtaaagcttgcgaagaagatttgccaaaatagccaatggtgtgctccgaccatttagttaaaagtaatatttcagttaaaacaaaGCGTGTGAGATTGGATATGAATGCTGTCCCAATGAACACAAAGTAACttcaaaatactatttattatgtaaacatattttggtaTATATATCACCGATTATTACCGATCATAATCCATTAACTATGCACACTGGAGTAGaatcgaaattatttgaaaataaatctcgtatttctaaacggcgtacccaaggaatattcgagtttaagatttgaaaatgaACCCCACAAATACTTCAATGGCGGCTCTATGGGACCCAAAGTAgggcaccttcgacatgtaaatttgttaaacgcgtgccattttttgttttccatccgatttcaaagactttttatattttctgagagtgctcggctagatcttcAAAATACATTCTTCCGTGTGCTACATGTCTCTTATAATTAAAGCtccatttaaaagatataaaatatttacatagtaataaaaaaatgaagaaaatgcatacatataaaaatagtcaTCGTGTTTTAATAAGTGATCGAACGTTAGGAATTGAATCAATAACTCCCAACacaacataatacatttttatttaaataataaattaaattacacattttttgtaaaaaaattctcgaaaatcataatcattttttggaatgtggcaacgctttttataatgctcacaaaaaaaggaaacttcaaaaaaccttatttaaaaaaaaaaaatttgattgaaactaccttctatatttttatcatggatTGTACcatgtaatttttttcattaatatgttCTCTCTTTTCGTTCTATGTATTTATACTATGTTTTCAATGTTCtgtaaatatgattttttcacaacataaattaataacataataataataatatttgttttaaaatgggtaatatcgatccattatttcacctagcccccatacaaatgtcccacggaatactgtttgagaagtcataaatatgttgattatacgGCAATTCTAATATAATGTTGcaaaaattagttctaagttaTGAAATTGGACGCAAACATGTTTTATATGAgaataaatctttctaccaatttttgtgacgatcggtccataattgacccccATTTCAAATTCTGTATAGTTCGGACCATAACTGATAcaagtccccatagaaggtaaaaactattaaaaaatttacctttaagCAAAGAATATAGTCATCGATATTTGGATGAATGTTAACTAATACGCatatttttgatgatatttctataacaaattcacAAAAAAGATATTTATCGGTACAATATATTGCGCATTGACgactaaatatattatttttattagaaatagaTATAATAtggatataaatatatattttgaagtaaaaaatataacaaaatatgcattatcaataaaatatgcaaaaatatccTTTATAATTCGGTTCAAATAAGCAAAATAAGTGAGTATCTGTTAATAaaactatttgaactatgtttattgttttgtcataaaatagtactttttttgtttaaaacacaacaacaactattataatatattaggactttatgacaatatgactaatagaaTAAATACCCCTATTGTATTTACACATTCCTATGCATGCATTTGCATATGAATCCGCCACATGCTTTAATTAATCTTGAAAATAaaccacacagagaaaacagattcgtgatagcaaccgaatttgttgccaatcgaatgattctatcttagtgaccgaattttacagctgtggctacaaaattttggaagtggtaactaaagtttggttgcctctactgaaattcttctttatcaactgactttctgttgttagaactgaaaaattctatgtgtgtaaccgaatcattcgattggcaacaaattctgttgctatcacgaatctgttttctctgtgcacaCACTTTTACAGAAACATTGCTGACAAACTAGAATACCATGACTAGCAACCAATATTTGAAATACACTACATTATATTATTGAAGAgtgtattatgcgtttgtgctgatgtttgcaacacccaaaaataaagaataccgtttaacttttttgagtaaatttgAGGATAATTCAATGGTAAATACATGGGCATTCTTCCGTGAGAATCTAACTATATCATGTCAATATAGTCTTAAAATTCAGGGTTAATACTTTGATACGATAAAAATGGAATTGCAAAATCTTTCAGGTGATGGGTTGaaaaaaacacttatttttttCAACCCATAGTAATTCTTGTaaataatacttttataaatattttatattaccaCTAAATTACCGATATAATCGTAAATACCGTTACATGTCACATTATTCTTAATTTTTGCAAACTTTTAATTCTTAATTACATCGAATTTgccgttaccgctaagctaccgtTTATAATCAGTAGTCAAAATTGATATCAACAAACCATTCATCTAGTCATTTATAGAAATAACAAGTCCGATTTTACGAACGTAATAATAgatctgttcatttactttcccagtaaatacttgcaacgaaagaataaaatcaaaatttacaaaattactctcttaaattctcaaaaatagtaaaaagtaaatgaacgatTTTCcggtaacaattgttttatacacacaattttcttattttataccttttaaaatgtatatatactcacattttcttcaattttattgaaaattcttttttttttacattctttcaccacaaaaataatattgtaaataaataaacaataacacaaaacatatgaaatataagatgctaactattacgagttcaaaatagaacttgtaatagtttgcaacgagagaacattctctaaaatttgattttttctctacttgtaAGTTTTtggagttaatgaacgcttttcctgtaacaattgttaaaacttttagttattgaacatagctaataTAACCATTAATTTTTCCAATTGAGTTGaatttttcgtttaaaaaagtTTGCATGAACACTTACAAAAATAACGACAAAGCAAATAGACATGGTACATGaacgtatattcgaattcgattatacgagctttgacagttaaagaacattgtagaaagtttaccagagatggcgtgtgtgttcgaaagctctagaatatacgagctttgacagttaaagaacaatctagagtgcagatggcagtgttataaatagtggcagaggttgcagtcgtgagtcagtttatcagagacgctattcgaataaacatcaactgccttaaagtgtgctgtatttttcaagtgaattcgtgtacattataaagtgtgtctgtatttctacgaatttatttataaacgtgtataaaaaaaacattgagtgactatttaattctgtggttgttgtacattttaaataaataaagagttgttacaatttttaaactactaaacggcttttatttgcaatcaaaagtatccggtttatttaaaggaaataaaccaacgttttgaaaagcttaaaacgtaacagtataaTAAACAAAGTATAAACCACATTTTATATATCACTGGAAAGGATAATTTGTAACTGTAttgtaatatacaaaataaataattgatataaaaataacacaaaaaaggaaataattttaaataaaacaactttttaaTCTCCcatgacaaaatttgttttttacatcCACTACGAATTTATATTGAATTCGTCAAAATTGTACGTTAGggctataaccaaattttggcCCTAGCACCATGCGATGACAAATGttgtgttatttacaataaagaaGTGGCTACTTAAACGTCCCCTGTtatcaaaatagaaaaagattttcatatgtttttaacaacaaatctaccattTTTCTACAATGAATTACAAGTCATTATGTATAGTTTAAAAAGGTGTAGACACAATGAAAAAAGAAGCTAGAgaaaaaatgttgcacaaatatctagaaaatacGACTTTGTTGGGTTAtaagatagccaaaatctgattttcggcagacatcagattaaaaattttacgttTCGGCTgctcgaggttgtgtggcctttaaatatgaatacgtaaaattgaacaaaaatattaatttggcaagAAATCCGTAGCTGCGGTTTGAAGACTCAAGCTTTTcagaaatgtttaacaaatgacatcagaattatatataaaaaggatTTTAAGTGGctacttctttaaaaaaaatttccggtaattttggaataaaaacctcacccacaaaataaatttcgtcattttttttttaaattttttcactttttatttttttatagtaaaaaagcAGATTTTTTCCAGATAccgcaaattttaaatagagTCTAGCCAGGTTAATatattgatgaaaaaaaaaacaatttaccgCGTTTTGTGGgtgaacttttttgaaaaccgtGAATAAGTAATACCGATTttgatatttggaaaaaaatgtgaaaaaagttatAGCCCTATTGTACATGTACCTACTAGGGTGTTCTTTCGAGTAATGAtagttcgattaatcgaatattttcttacgaataattatatgaacaatttaaaaattaccattttcgaataacgaataattcgaacaattttatgtagaataatcgaataaatgtacatatatttaagtttattcaattgcttaaaatttttcataattccaaatttaaataagtaataatgacaaATAACTACAATTCgaaaaacaagtctttcaaaatgtttaattaaggACTTGtactaatgaaaataaaaggtacgtaataaaatatttattatttagtaaaaaaaggctgaatgattttagaattgatttcgaagCAGAAATTTTAGGGTCTAAACATGACCCGGTGGCCGTGGTGTGAAcatatgctggcgaaatattagcacaATCTCAATTAACGATCAAATTATTAACTTAGATTATAGTGGTGTTGAATgtgatggcgaatgtgattttgaaacggtcgccgaaagtgatattgagaatGACATTTACAATGATGTGATTacgttaaaatatatataagtgatTTTATTAACCGGTGATCGAATGATATCAAACTTCtgacagatttgtgtaattccctaagaccacttgattaagcaaagattcggtaaCATTAATagagcttgagggtataataatttagaaaaatttaataattcattaactaaagaatttaaaacccatactaatgaacgacataaaaaagttcttaataagattatattgtacttgaattcaggttCATGCCCAACTtgttaaagcatagctccaaaacggaaactgaatagtttgctagtcaattgttttgtagattgttcgggagagAATCTGattagaatatttctgatgaaaatttaattttgttttcgaatttttttacattatcaatagaattgtaaattttaaagttattttttgtttttctttaataataaaatattaaaaaatctacaaggaaacttcattctttacttttttaaaaaatttaaattatgcgAATAATTCGAcaaattaaaatctcttattcaaattattcgttttaatcgaacaagagaaaaatcgaataatttgaataccctacctatataggaaattttggtaccattttgataagcttaaaatgccctttcatcgtgcatgtttagaaaaactaaaatcctttttttaatttttttaatgagattgtgggtttttggaacaattcTTAAGGATtccaaaaacatcaattgtattaatttttaatgtagaatcgactggtgaaattagatttgcaatatattcaaccgtttttgctctacagaaaaatgtgctcaaaatccgcgtctttaggtgcgttgaaccaccacaagaagtgaaaattttccaaaaaaggacgccattatttttatt
The nucleotide sequence above comes from Calliphora vicina chromosome 1, idCalVici1.1, whole genome shotgun sequence. Encoded proteins:
- the LOC135963898 gene encoding uncharacterized protein LOC135963898; its protein translation is MTSESNGTHTTIPKWIEPKLFEKLLEDNVENYNSIKEFIVKPGIAAGENYATVMLKVEIEVELKDLSTKSQSFMLKVNHDNEQLLEMMKGHDVFDMEKSMYDEIVPAFEKLYADVGVEVNFGAKSYNLSINKQYILLENLCPRGFRNANRLEGLDMEHTECVLIRLAQWHAASAVLVADKGPLEDKYIKGYFHEEGKDIMKHIFEGMGQNFIDCAKNYSNYNEYADDINSFNSKMFDELYATSKPNPNEFNVLNHGDCWSNNVMFQYDAFGKIKETYLIDFQMSKYGTPAQDLYYFLLSSTNYEIKIKHFDYFIKFYHDNLVEHLKLLNYSKQILSLTELHKMLFKYGVWGYSTITGVMAAVLLEPTNTANLENFIGDSDAGLAFKKLMYSNERYRKHVEALLPWLKNRGAMCISSSF